CGCCCCTGACTGAGAGCAGTGCTTCCATCTCCTCGCGCGGGATGTACCCCTCGTTGTTGAACGACACGACGAGGAATCTGCACTGCACAGTGTCGATGAATCTTCGCATCGCGTCGAGCGCGAGCTTCTTCATGTTGAAGTCGGACTTGCGCTCGCGGCAGTCCATGCGCTTGCACGCGATGCCATAGACCTCCGGCTTGTCCCATCGCACGAGCGATTCCCAGATGTGGTAGTTGCCGAGGTACGAGTGCTGGTTGTACGGCGGATCGATGTACGCGAGATCGGCGGTGAGTGTTTTCGCAGCGGTCTGTGCTTCGAGCTGATGCGCCTTGCACTTGCCGCAGTCCGGTCGCGGGAGCAGTTCCGGGATACGGAGATGCAGATCGTTGTCGGACCGTGAAGCCCACGATTTCAGGTACGCCATCTGCACGCCGGTGGTGGAGTCCACGCGGTCGGCCGCTTCCATGAGGGACACAAGCACGACGGCTTTGAGCTCAGGATCAAGACCCTTGCGCTCGATTGCTTCGCGGATCGCGTCGATGCGCTCGCCGTTCTTCGGCTGGAAGAACCTGCTCCTCTCGCAGAAGGTCTCGGTGAAGTATCCGGGACTTCCTGAGAGTAAGTCGAACTCCGCGATGAGCTTCGTTGCATCGCGGATCACATCCTCGCGATCTGTCTGCACGTAGCACGTTGCGAGCGTGTACGCGTACGTCATCAGGTCGTTGGATATGACGCGGTACCCGGCAGCTTTGAGCGCATGTCCGACGCGCGAGGTGCCAGAGAAAAAATCGACGACGCTGGTCACTTCGGGTAGCGACTGCACGATCCCCAGGATCTTCGGGATGAGTGTGCGCTTGGAACCGATGTACTTGACCATCGGCGCGAGTATATGCGTCTGCTTGTGTCTTCTGTTGGTGTCGGTTGGATGATATCTTACATTGCGAGCGCTTTGGCGAACAGTTTGGGTGTGCGCTCGTGCTTCGGCTCTGGCAGTTTTACTTCGACGATCGGTGTCGTCAGGGCGCGTGCGGGTCTTGGCTGGAACAGGTAGTGGGATGTCAGCCAGTCGTTGTAGTTGTTCATGCAGGCACGCTCGGCGACCGCCATGCAGTACACACGCCACCGGTTAAACCACGTCGCAGCGTGATCAGTGCCGTAGATCCGGCGGAAGATATACATGATGGACGGCTCGTTGGCATCGAGGTTTGCCAACCACGCGTTGGCGGTTTGTGCGAGATGATTGCCGGTGATCTGCCAGTCGTCGCGCAGCTCGGCGCATCGCTGAAAGTGAACGAGCGTGTCTGCGGACGGTGTGAACCCACCGACGGTGAAGTTGCGCGAGAGCCACGTCTGTCCGGGTGTTTCAAGGGATGACACAGCACGATGCGTCTGCGCCTGGATGAACAACAGCCCGTTCGTTGTGAGCAGCTTTGACATGCGCTCGAGTGGAAGTTCGAGGTTCTGAAGGTGCTCGATGCCCGACAGCAGCAGCACGCGATCGAACCTTCCCTCGATGGCGAATGAACCCGTCTGGCCGACAATCGGT
Above is a genomic segment from Phycisphaeraceae bacterium containing:
- a CDS encoding DNA adenine methylase encodes the protein MVKYIGSKRTLIPKILGIVQSLPEVTSVVDFFSGTSRVGHALKAAGYRVISNDLMTYAYTLATCYVQTDREDVIRDATKLIAEFDLLSGSPGYFTETFCERSRFFQPKNGERIDAIREAIERKGLDPELKAVVLVSLMEAADRVDSTTGVQMAYLKSWASRSDNDLHLRIPELLPRPDCGKCKAHQLEAQTAAKTLTADLAYIDPPYNQHSYLGNYHIWESLVRWDKPEVYGIACKRMDCRERKSDFNMKKLALDAMRRFIDTVQCRFLVVSFNNEGYIPREEMEALLSVRGDVYTVENDFKRYVGAQIGIHNPQGEKVGSVSHLRNTEYLYVVVPAGYTWKRNTMPASSYITDRSMITLRH